A window of Heptranchias perlo isolate sHepPer1 chromosome 27, sHepPer1.hap1, whole genome shotgun sequence contains these coding sequences:
- the LOC137344700 gene encoding G2 and S phase-expressed protein 1-like gives MNLPTDDDVNFITEETFDFGISFPAESQESLLENDTEEVFIGPVRHSERCVAMGIDVNSNNGNQQKTNETVLKWSPLSAEKLVEIVKEANRLANQFEKCALKENAKRQGREGRSGSDRSKLEKESKAKIRLLQDERTCKKSPRSPRRETFFVLDSPNKALLPSVDLQVTNENSPISNTGQAHPNDEPQTTNCGIELTSESERITSDKLSDKPIRTEEGNLSTESKQAAVKKSVLCRPSGLKLPSSFNRKGNMHSLSPSKPYQYPSKKDSPFSPLPSTGNLKQTRGVSLNNPVNPSGDSGKSTVLHNKQSKGKAPTISESKMPSSSISFKLTTDTNIKLLPSVSRAASTEISSRVRPPSKLIPPGNRLRPGSVLSIRAGIKNERDSSEVLKGRGSEKQLKTTVTSTKHLNSSVTASGIQNRLQPKKMTSSKVVKR, from the exons ATGAATCTGCCAACTGATGATG ATGTTAACTTTATAACTGAAGAAACATTTGATTTTGGAATTAGTTTTCCAGCAGAAAG CCAAGAGTCGTTGCTTGAAAATGATACTGAAGAAGTTTTCATTGGTCCAGTCAGACACTCTGAGAGGTGTGTTGCTATGGGAATTGATGTGAACAGTAATAATGGAAACCAGCAGAAAACTAATGAAACTGTGCTGAAGTGGAGCCCCTTAAGTGCAGAAAAGCTGGTGGAAATAGTGAAGGAAGCAAATCGGCTGGCAAATCAATTTGAAAAATGTGCTTTGAAGGAAAATGCAAAAAGACAAGGGAGAGAGGGCAGAAGTGGCAGTGACCGATCAAAATTAGAAAAAGAATCCAAAGCCAAAATCAGACTTTTGCAAGATGAAAGAACATGTAAAAAAAGCCCTCGAAGTCCACGGAGAGAGACATTTTTTGTATTGGACAGCCCAAATAAAGCTCTACTTCCTTCTGTGGATCTTCAGGTTACAAATGAGAACAGTCCAATCAGTAACACTGGGCAAGCACATCCTAATGATGAACCTCAAACCACCAACTGCGGAATAGAGTTGACCAGTGAGTCTGAACGAATAACCTCTGACAAACTCTCTGACAAACCCATACGAACAGAGGAAGGTAACCTATCTACAGAAAGCAAGCAAGCTGCTGTTAAGAAG tCAGTGCTTTGCAGACCATCTGGTTTGAAGCTTCCATCTAGTTTTAACAGGAAAGGAAATATGCATTCATTATCTCCATCTAAGCCCTACCAGTATCCTTCTAAAAAGGATTCACCGTTTTCACCCTTGCCCTCAACAGGGAACCTAAAGCAAACCAGAG GTGTATCACTAAACAATCCAGTAAATCCCTCTGGAGATTCTGGGAAGAGTACTGTCTTGCACAACAAACAAAGTAAAGGCAAAGCACCAACGATATCAGAGAGCAAGATGCCTAGTTCATCAATCTCTTTTAAACTCACCACTGACACAAACATTAAGCTACTTCCAAGTGTTAGCAGAGCTGCTAGCACCGAGATCAGCAGTCGAGTCCGACCACCGAGCAAGCTGATTCCTCCTGGAAATCGTTTGAGACCTGGATCTGTCTTATCTATTCGTGCTGGGATCAAAAATGAAAGAGACAGTTCAGAAGTACTTAAAGGGAGGGGATCAGAAAAGCAACTCAAAACCACAG TTACTTCAACTAAGCATCTGAACTCAAGTGTAACTGCTTCAGGAATCCAAAATAGGCTTCAGCCCAAGAAAATGACTTCAAGTAAAGTTGTAAAAAG